In the genome of Vicingus serpentipes, the window CAATTACAACATCAATTAGGTGTAACAGGAACCTATTATTTTAGAGCTGTTCCTGAAAGTTTTGATGTTAGCGTAATTAAACAAATAGCAAATTTGGGTCATGAAATTGGTTACCATTATGAAGACCTTACAATTTGTAAAGGTGATTATGAAAATGCAATTGTTCATTTTGAGAAATGGTTAACTAAGCTAAGAGAATTCTATCCTGTTAAAACAGTTTGTATGCATGGGAGTCCGCTTTCAAGACATGATAACCGAAAGCTTTGGGATAAATACAACTATAAAGATTTTGGTTCAGTAGCTGAACCTTATTTTGATATTGATTTTAATGAAGTTTTTTACATTACCGATACAGGAAGAAAATGGGATGGAAATAAAGTGAGTGTTAGAGATAAAGTAGCCTCAAAATTTGAGCTCACATTTCATTCTACAGATGATTTGATAATAGCTTTCAAAGAAGGAAAATTGCCTAATAAAATAATGCAGAATATTCATCCACAACGTTGGTCAAATAATAGGTTAGAATGGATACAAGAGTTATTTTTGCAAAACATTAAAAACAGCATAAAAAAAGCATTATTTGTTAAGTGAGTAAATTAAGAGTATTTATAGTATCTCAAGAAGAACCTTTTTACATTCCTAAAGTAATTCGTTATTTAGTTGAGCATCAAAATGAAAATTTTGAAATAGTTGGAGCATCACGCTTACAGCCTCATCGTAAAAATAAAACAATGAAAGATTGGTTGCTGGAGCGTACTCAAATTTATACTTATTGGGAGCTTTTTATAACAACTTGTTTTTTTATTTATTGTAAAATTGGATTTAAAATTTTAGCAAAAATGGGTGTTGATAATCCATTTTCTGTAAAACATGTTTATGCTAAAAATGCAATTAATGAAATTGAAACAAACGATATCAATTCCCCATTCTATTTAACTAAACTCAGAGAGTTAAAAATAGATGTTGTATTGTCTATTTCACCCCCTCAATTATTTGGTAAAGATTTATTAAATCTTCCAAACAAGGTTTGTTTAAATGCACATGGCACCTTGTTGCCAAGGCATAGAGGTGTTTTTGGAAGTTGGTGGATGTTGTTTAATGGGGACAAAGAAATAGGAACAACTATTCATACAATGGTAGAGAAACTAGATGCTGGAGAAATTGTATGGCAAAAAGAAATTCCAATGCCAGCTCAACCAACCCAATATGCAATTGCTTACCATACAAAAAAAATTATGGCAGTAGGTTTAGTAGAAACCTTAAATAAATTGAATGTTAAGAGTTTAGATGTAATTAAATCTCCTTATCAAGAGAGTTATCATAGAGCACCAACAAAAGAACAAGGACGAAGTTTTCACAAAAAAGGATTGAGAGTAGTGACATTCAAAAATGCTAAGCTCACGCTTTCAAAAAGTTTTTAAACAAAATGCTGTATTTCTTTATCGTTCCTTTATAAGGATTTACTCTCATTTTTATTATTATTGCTGAATATGGCAAACAAAGCGGAAACATTTTTATTTTATTTGGGTCACCCTGCTCATTATCATAATGTTTCTGTGGTTATTAAGCAATTATCTGCAAAAGGTTTTAGAGTAGTTATTGTTGCTAGAGGTAAAGATGTGCTTTTTGATTTATTGGAGGGATTACCTTATGAAATTATTTACCTTAAACCGAGAAAAGGTAAAAGTAAATTAGCATTGGTTAAAACAATTCTTTTTAGAGAGTTCGTTTTATTTCGTTTAGCTTTAAAGTATCGCCCTAAAATGCTTATAGGAACAGATATTGTTATTGCTCATATAGGTAAAATCATAAATATTCCTTCTGTAATATTAAATGAAGATGACGCTAAAGAGGTTCCTTTTTTAGCTAAATACGGCTTTAAATATGCAACAGCAGTATTTTCACCTAATAGCTGTGATATAACTCCCTATAATAATAAAGTTGCTTATCAAGGCTACCACGAGTTAGCTTATTTGCATCCTAATTATTTTACCCCAGATAAATCTAAAGTTTCAGAGTTGGTTAAAGATGATGAAGATTACTTTATTTTAAGGTTTGCCGAACTTACAGCGCATCATGATGAAGGTAAAAATGGTATTGATTTGGTTATAGCAAAAAAGCTAATCAAGCTATTATCTCCTTTTGGTCGAGTTTATATTACCTCAGAGCGAAAATTAGAAACGGAACTTGAATCTTACCGTATTCATATACAACCTAAAAATATACATCATGCATTATTTTATGCTAAGATGTATATTGGGGATAGCCAAACTATGGCAGCTGAAGCGGCAGTTTTAGGAACTCCTTCGGTTCGTTTTAATGATTTTGTTGGTAGATTAGGGTATTTAGAAGAGTTGGAACATAAGTATAGGTTAACGGTTGGTGTGCCAACTAATAATCCTGATTTGCTTTTTTCTAGAATAGAAACGTTGTTGAATAACAAAAATCTTGAAGGAGATTTTAAACAAAGAAAAGAGTTAATGCTGAGAGATACTATTGATGTAGCTGAGTTATGGACTAAGTATTTTATTGAAAACAGGAAAAAATAACTACTTTTAAGAGAGAATGAATAAAGGGATAATTATAGCGGAGCAAGGAGAGAAAACTTATGCGTATTTATCTAAATTTCTTGATATAGAAAGTGAAGATGTTGAAGTTGTTAAAACTACTACTGCTTTTAATGTGTTAAAAATACCTTCATCAAAAAAGGGAATTATCAACTTAAATAAGATTAACGATATTAAAAAAATCAATGATTTTTTTAAGTTAATTAATGATAAATTAGAGAATGGTGGAGTTTTTATTGGTTGTGTAGAAACCAAGAAGGAACGAAGAAAGAGAATTTATAAGAAGTATCCGATTGGAATTGCTCAAATATACTATCTATTTGATTTTATTTTTAAACGTGTTTTTTCAAAGCTTTGGATTACTAGATGGCTTTATTTTTTTGTTACTGCAGGAAGAAATCAGGTTCTATCTAGGGCTGAAGCATTAGGAAGATTGGCTTATTGTGGCTTTGAAATAGTTAATGAACATGAAATTGATAACATTAACTATTTTGTAGCTAAAAAAATAAAGACTATTGAAAATGTAAAAGAACCTCGTTTTAGTATTTTATTTAGAATGAATAGAGTAGGAGAAAATGGAGAGCTAATTAATGTTTATAAAATAAGGACAATGCATCCTTATGCAGAGTATTTGCAAGACTATATTTATAAAATTAATGATTTACAGAAAGGAGGTAAATTTAAAAATGATTTTAGGGTAACTACTTGGGGGAAAGTTTTAAGAAAGTTATGGATAGATGAGTTACCAATGTTAGTTAATTTAATTAAAGGACAGCTTAAAATTGTGGGTGTTCGACCTTTAAGCAAACATTATTTAAGTTTATATAGTTCAGAACTAATCGAAAAGAGAAAAACAATTAAACCTGGATTGATTCCACCATTTTATGCTGATATGCCTGAAACCTTGGATGAAATAATGGATTCAGAATTAAAATATATAGATGCCTATTTAAAGAATCCTTTTTCTACTGATTTAAAGTATTTTTTTAAGGCGTTTTCAAATATTATTATTAAAAAAGTTAGAAGTAATTAATCAATAAATATGTTAAAAAGAATCACTCTTTTACTTTTTGTGTTTGTAGGTTTTAATACAATTAAAGCACAGGTTGTTATGCAGCCAATTTCGTCAAGTGTATATGAATTTTTAGATGAAATGGCACAAATGAAATACATTGAGTTGAACTCTTCGGTAAAGCCATATTCTAGAAATTTTATAGCAAAAAAGTTAGTTGAAATAGAAACTCATAAAGATGAATTAAACAAAAGGCAAACAAAAGAACTAGCTTTTTACTTTAGAGATTTTAATAAAGAATTAAAGG includes:
- a CDS encoding sugar transferase, which codes for MNKGIIIAEQGEKTYAYLSKFLDIESEDVEVVKTTTAFNVLKIPSSKKGIINLNKINDIKKINDFFKLINDKLENGGVFIGCVETKKERRKRIYKKYPIGIAQIYYLFDFIFKRVFSKLWITRWLYFFVTAGRNQVLSRAEALGRLAYCGFEIVNEHEIDNINYFVAKKIKTIENVKEPRFSILFRMNRVGENGELINVYKIRTMHPYAEYLQDYIYKINDLQKGGKFKNDFRVTTWGKVLRKLWIDELPMLVNLIKGQLKIVGVRPLSKHYLSLYSSELIEKRKTIKPGLIPPFYADMPETLDEIMDSELKYIDAYLKNPFSTDLKYFFKAFSNIIIKKVRSN
- a CDS encoding formyltransferase family protein; protein product: MSKLRVFIVSQEEPFYIPKVIRYLVEHQNENFEIVGASRLQPHRKNKTMKDWLLERTQIYTYWELFITTCFFIYCKIGFKILAKMGVDNPFSVKHVYAKNAINEIETNDINSPFYLTKLRELKIDVVLSISPPQLFGKDLLNLPNKVCLNAHGTLLPRHRGVFGSWWMLFNGDKEIGTTIHTMVEKLDAGEIVWQKEIPMPAQPTQYAIAYHTKKIMAVGLVETLNKLNVKSLDVIKSPYQESYHRAPTKEQGRSFHKKGLRVVTFKNAKLTLSKSF